The Clupea harengus chromosome 6, Ch_v2.0.2, whole genome shotgun sequence genome contains a region encoding:
- the LOC105893541 gene encoding glutathione S-transferase P-like, which yields MAFVLTYFSLRGRAEPIRLMLKDQGKEWTEITVTMEMWSKGDLRESCLFGQVPKFQDGDLTLYQTNAIRRHLARKFGVYGKDDKEASLIDMMDDSLQDLLTKYVKLIYQTYDTEKENYIKELPRDLAVYEKILACNKGGFLVGKQISFADYLLLVLLLNHQVLSPTALDNFPALRAYRDKLSARPNIKAYMESDAFRNRPISGNGKQ from the exons A TGGCTTTTGTACTGACATACTTCAGTTTGAGAG GTCGCGCTGAACCGATCCGGCTGATGTTGAAAGATCAGGGGAAGGAATGGACAGAGATTACTGTCACCATGGAGATGTGGAGCAAAGGCGACCTGAGGGAAAGTTGT ttgtttgGCCAGGTGCCCAAATTTCAAGATGGAGACCTCACTCTGTATCAGACCAATGCCATCCGTAGACATCTGGCTCGAAAGTTTG GAGTGTATGGAAAAGATGACAAGGAGGCCTCCCTAATTGATATGATGGATGACTCCCTACAAGATCTCCTGACCAAATACGTTAAACTGATCTATCAGACCTAT gacacagaaaaagagaactacATCAAAGAGCTACCACGCGACCTGGCTGTGTATGAGAAAATCCTGGCATGTAACAAAGGAGGTTTCCTTGTTGGAAAACAG ATCTCCTTTGCAGACTATCTCCTGTTGGTCCTGCTGCTAAACCACCAGGTCCTAAGCCCCACTGCTCTGGATAATTTCCCAGCCCTTCGGGCCTACAGAGATAAACTGAGTGCTCGTCCCAACATTAAGGCCTACATGGAGAGTGATGCTTTCAGAAACAGACCCATCAGCGGCAATGGAAAGCAATGA
- the LOC105893620 gene encoding glutathione S-transferase P-like has product MPPYTITYFAVRGRCGAMRLMLSDQGQEWKEVTVPFEEWTKGDLKATCVFGQLPKVQDGDLVLVQSNAILRHLGRNHDAYGSNNKEASQIDMMNDGVEDLRLKYGKLIYQEYDTGKDQYIKDLSGHLSKFEAVLAKNKSGFLVGSKVSFADYSLLEVLLNHQVLCPTCLDALPALKAFVAMMSARPKLKAFLDSDDFKKLPINGNGKQ; this is encoded by the exons A TGCCTCCTTACACCATCACCTACTTTGCCGTGCGAG GGCGATGCGGGGCCATGAGGCTCATGCTGTCAGACCAGGGGCAGGAGTGGAAGGAAGTGACGGTGCCCTTTGAGGAGTGGACGAAGGGAGACCTGAAGGCCACTTGT GTTTTTGGCCAGCTGCCAAAGGTCCAAGATGGAGACCTGGTGTTGGTCCAGTCCAATGCCATACTGAGACACTTGGGCCGTAACCATG ATGCGTATGGTAGTAACAACAAAGAAGCTTCCCAAATTGACATGATGAATGATGGTGTAGAAGACCTCCGTCTTAAATACGGCAAGCTTATCTACCAGGAATAC GATACCGGAAAGGATCAGTACATCAAGGACCTCTCTGGTCATCTTtcaaagtttgaagctgttttggCCAAAAACAAGTCTGGCTTCTTGGTTGGAAGCAAG GTGTCTTTTGCAGACTACAGTTTGCTTGAAGTTCTGCTCAACCATCAGGTGTTGTGCCCCACCTGTTTGGACGCGCTCCCAGCCTTGAAGGCGTTTGTAGCGATGATGTCAGCCCGTCCAAAACTCAAGGCTTTCCTAGACTCTGATGACTTCAAGAAACTGCCCATCAATGGCAATGGGAAACAGTAG